The Corallincola holothuriorum genomic sequence ACGTGCAAGTGTTTACTCGCGATGGCGTAGAGAAAGATAAACGTGCTCTCGAGATTGAAGAGATGCAGCTCAAAGAGGTTAAGAAAGACCTCGGTGATGAGTTAGCAATCTTTGAAGCGGGCGTATTCGACCGTGCACGCAATTTGCTATTAGCCAACGGCTATAGCGAAGCACAGTTGGAAGGTCTGAATGGCGAGAAGCTGTTGACCCAATCCTTGAAAGAGGAAGACGCGCAACAGTCGCTTGAGCAGATCGCTGAGCAGTACGAAGAGCTGAAGAAAGAGTTCGATAAGAAGTTTGAAGTTAAGCGTCGTAAGATCACCCAAGGTGATGATCTGGCGCCTGGCGTACTGAAGATCGTTAAAGTCTATCTTGCGGTTAAGCGTCGTATTCAACCGGGTGACAAGATGGCTGGTCGTCACGGTAACAAGGGTGTTATCTCAACAATTGTTCCTGTTGAAGATATGCCTTATGACCAGAACGGCGATCCGGTAGATATCGTACTTAACCCGTTGGGCGTACCTTCACGTATGAACATCGGTCAGATCCTTGAAACACACTTGGGTATGGCTGCAAAAGGGGTTGGTCGTAAGATTGACGCCATGTTGAAAGAGCAACGTGAAATTGCCGAGCTGCGTGAGTTCCTGAAGAAGTGCTACACCTTAGGTGAAGTGCTGCAGGAAGTTGATATCGACAACTTCACTGACTTCGAAGTGAAGCGTCTGGCTGAGAACCTACGTAATGGTTTGCCGATTGCTACTCCAGTATTTGATGGCGCTAAAGAGAGCGAAATCAAGGACCTGTTGGAGCTTGGCGGTATTCCTCGTAGCGGCCAGGTAACGTTGCATGACGGTCGTACCGGTAATGAGTTTGAGCGTAAGGTAACTGTCGGTTACATGTATATGCTCAAACTGAACCACTTGGTTGATGACAAGATGCACGCACGTTCAACTGGCTCCTATAGCTTGGTTACTCAGCAGCCGCTGGGTGGTAAAGCACAATTTGGTGGTCAGCGCTTCGGTGAGATGGAAGTGTGGGCACTGGAAGCATACGGTGCAGCTTATACGCTTCAGGAGATGCTCACTGTTAAGTCGGATGACGTTAACGGTCGTACCAAGATGTATAAGAACATCGTGGATGGCGATCATCGTATGGAACCTGGTATGCCTGAGTCCTTCAATGTATTGCTCAAAGAGATCCGTTCTTTGGGTATTAACATTGAGTTGGAAGAGGAATAGCAGACCAACGAGTCTGACAGCAGTATGCGTTAGGGAGCGCCATTGGCGCTCCCGTGAAGAGTCACTCCGACAGGAGAGAGAAGGTGAAAGACTTACTCAAGTTTCTAAAGCAGCAGGGTAAAACCGAAGAGTTCGATGGCATTAAGATTGGCCTGTCGTCTCCGGATATGATCCGCAGCTGGTCTTTCGGCGAAGTTAAAAAGCCGGAAACTATCAACTACCGTACGTTCAAGCCAGAGCGTGACGGTCTGTTCTGTGCCCGCATTTTTGGTCCGGTAAAGGACTACGAATGTTTATGTGGCAAGTACAAGCGCCTTAAGCATCGCGGAGTGATCTGTGAGAAGTGTGGCGTCGAAGTAACACTGACCAAGGTTCGTCGTGAGCGTATGGCGCACATCGAACTGGCGAGTCCGGTTGCACATATCTGGTTCTTGAAGTCATTGCCGTCACGTATCGGTTTGATGCTGGATATGACGCTGCGCGATATTGAGCGTGTGCTCTATTTCGAATCTTATGTTGTGACCGAGCCGGGCATGACAACCATGGAGCGTGGTCAACTGCTGACAGAAGAGCAGTACCTCGATTCCTTGGAAGAGTTTGGTGACGAGTTCGAAGCCAAGATGGGTGCAGAAGCGATTAAGGAATTGCTGTCTGACATCGAGCTGGCACCTGAAGTAGAAGCGATGCGCGAAGAGTTGGCATCTGTCACTTCAGAAACCAAACGTAAGAAGGTTACAAAGCGTCTGAAGTTGATGGAAGCGTTCCTGTATTCAGGTAACGATCCACAGTGGATGATCATGACTGTATTGCCAGTTCTGCCACCGGACCTGCGTCCTTTGGTACCGCTGGATGGTGGCCGTTTCGCGACTTCAGATCTTAACGATCTTTATCGTCGTGTGATCAACCGTAACAACCGTTTGAAGCGCCTGCTGGATTTGGCTGCACCTGACATCATCGTACGTAACGAAAAGCGTATGTTGCAGGAAGCGGTAGATGCCCTGCTGGACAACGGCCGTCGTGGCCGCGCCATCACCGGCTCTAACAAACGTCCTCTGAAATCTTTGGCTGACATGATCAAAGGTAAGCAGGGTCGTTTCCGTCAGAACTTGCTCGGTAAGCGTGTTGATTACTCAGGCCGTTCAGTTATTACTGTTGGTCCTACGCTCAAACTTCACCAGTGTGGTTTGCCTAAGAAAATGGCACTGGAACTGTTCAAGCCATTTATTTACGGCAAGCTCGAAGCGCGTGGTTTAGCGACCACCATTAAAGCGGCCAAGAAGATGGTTGAGCGTGAAGTGCCGGAAGTATGGGATGTACTGGATCATGTGATCCGTGAACACCCAGTACTGTTGAACCGTGCACCGACCCTTCACCGTCTCGGTATTCAGGCATTTGAACCTGTGCTGATTGAAGGTAAAGCGATCCAGCTGCACCCATTGGTTTGTGCGGCTTATAACGCCGACTTCGATGGTGACCAGATGGCGGTACACGTACCGCTGACACTGGAAGCGCAATTAGAAGCCCGTGCCTTAATGATGGCTTCGAATAACATTCTTTCACCTGCCAACGGTGAGCCAATTATCGTTCCTTCTCAGGACGTTGTATTGGGTCTCTATTACATGACTCGCGCTGCGGTAAACGCAAAGGGCGAGGGCATGTTGCTGACAGGACCGCAGGAAGCAGAAAAAGTTTTCCGCACCGGTGACGCTTCTATTCATGCGCGCGTTAAAGTGCGTATCACTGAATACGAAGTGGCTGAGAATGGCGAGAAAATCGCCAAAACATCAGTCAAAGACACCACGATTGGTCGTGCGATGTTCTACACGGTCGTGCCTAAAGGCCTGGCATTTGAACTGATTGATCAACCAATGGGTAAGAAGCAGATCTCTAAGCTGCTTAATGCCTGTTACCGCGAATTGGGTCTGAAAGACACCGTTATTTTCGCTGACCAATTGATGTACACCGGTTTCCATTACGCCATGTTGTCAGGTACCTCGGTAGGTGTTGATGATATGGAGATCCCGGCGGCGAAAGCGGACATTATTGCCGCTTGTGAAGCTGAAGTGTCAGAGATCCAGCATCAGTTTGATAATGGTCTCGTTACCGCAGGTGAAAAATATAACAAGGTTATCGATATCTGGACCTCAGCCAACGAGAAGTTGTCTAAGGCGATGATGGATAACTTGAAGACTGATGTGGTTATTAACCGCGACGGTAAGGAAGAGGAACAACCCTCTTTCAACAGCATCTTTATGATGGCTGACTCCGGTGCGCGTGGTAGTGCCGCTCAGATCCGTCAGCTGGCAGCGATGCGTGGCTTGATGGCAAAACCGGACGGTTCAATTATTGAAACGCCAATTACTGCGAACTTCCGTGAAGGTTTGAACGTACTTCAGTACTTCATCTCAACTCACGGTGCGCGTAAAGGTTTGGCCGATACGGCATTGAAAACAGCGAACTCCGGTTACTTGACGCGCCGTTTGGTAGATGTGGCACAGGACATGGTTATCACCAGTACCGATTGTGGTACTGAAGAAGGCCTGACCATGAAGCCGCTGATTGAAGGTGGTGACGTTGTAGAGCCGTTGCGTGAACGTGTATTAGGGCGAGTATTGGCTCGCGACGTACTGAAGCCAGGTACTGACGAAGTGCTGTTGGCGCGCAACACGCTGCTGCATGAGCAGGAGTGTGACTTCCTCGAAGAGCATAAGATCGATGAAGTAGAAGTTCGTTCTGTTATTACCTGTGACAACGACCACGGTGTTTGTGCCTACTGTTATGGCCGTGACTTGGCTCGTGGCCACCTCATCAACTACGGCGAAGCCGTTGGTGTTGTTGCTGCGCAGTCAATTGGTGAGCCAGGTACACAGTTAACGATGCGTACCTTCCACATTGGTGGTGCAGCATCACGTGCGTCAGCTGAAAACAGCGTTCAGATTAAGAACGATGGTACCGCTAAGCTACACAACGCCAAGTTTGTAATTAACACCGATAAGAAGATTGTGATCACTTCACGTTCATCTGAAATCGCTGTGATTGACGATCTTGGTCGTGAGAAAGAGCGTTACAAGGTGCCTTACGGTGCGATCCTGTCTGTTAAAGATGGCGATAAAGTCGCAGGCAATGAAGTCGTTGCTACTTGGGACCCGCATTCACACCCAATGATCACAGAACGTCCGGTTACCGTTCAGTTCAGTGACGTTGAGGATGCAAACACCGAGAAGCAAACCGATGATTTGACCGGTTTGACCCGTATGGTGGTTAAAGACCTCGCAAAAGCTAACGCTAAAGAGCCGAAGCTTATCTTGAAGTCTGAGAATGGCGACCTGCAAGAAGTGAAGCTACCTAGCTTTACCTCTATTGATGTTTCAGATGGTCAAGAGCTACAGCCTGGTGATGTGCTTGCACGTATCCCGCAGGAGAGCTCAAAGACGCGAGATATTACCGGTGGTCTACCGCGTGTTGCCGACCTGTTCGAAGCACGTAAGCCGAAAGATCCAGCTATTTTGGCGGAAGTCAGTGGTGTGGTGTCGTTTGGTAAAGAGACGAAAGGTAAGCGACGTCTGATCATCACTCAGGATGAGAATGGCGAACCGTACGAAGAGATGATCCATAAGTGGCGTCAGCTTAACGTATTCGAAGGTGAGCGCGTTGAGCGTGGTGAAGTGATGGCCGATGGTCCTGAATCACCGCACGATATCCTGCGTGTTCGCGGTGTTCGAGCTGTAGCTAACTACATCGTGAATGAGGTTCAGGACGTTTATCGTCTTCAGGGTGTGAAGATCAACGATAAGCATATCGAAGCGATCATTCGTCAGATGTTGCGTAAGTGCACCATCGTTAGTGCCGGTGACACCGATTTCCTTGAAGGCGAGCAGATGGAAGTGTCCCGCGTTAAGATCGCAAACCGCGAACTTGAAGCGGCTGGCAAGTCACCTGCTACCTACGAACATGAGTTGTTAGGTATCACTAAGGCATCGTTGTCGACAGAGTCGTTTATCTCTGCGGCATCGTTCCAGGAAACAACACGCGTACTCACTGAAGCAGCGGTATCTGGCAAAATGGACCAGTTACGCGGCTTGAAAGAGAACGTGATTGTAGGCCGCTTGATCCCTGCAGGTACCGGTTTTGCTTACCATAGCGAGCGTCAGCGCAAGCGTTTGGAAGCGGAAGTGGGCGTGCCTCAGGTCAGCGCCGATGATGCAGAAAAAGCACTGACAGATGCTCTAAATGCCGAAGTTCTTTCCGGTGATGAAGAGTAATAAAGACGGCTAAGTTAGCCTCTTTACTTGACAGTTTAAAATCTGCTCAATAAAATCCTCCGGCCTCTCATAGTAGGGGCCGGATTTTTCATTTTTTGTAAACAGTAAACTCAACTAGCCAGGAGCCTATTAATGGCAACTATTAATCAGTTGGTTCGCAAGCCACGCAAAAAGCCTGTTACTAAGAGTAACGTGCCTGCGTTGGAAGCGTGTCCACAGAAGCGTGGTGTGTGCACTCGTGTATACACAACTACACCTAAGAAGCCGAACTCAGCATTACGTAAAGTATGTCGTGTTCGTCTGACTAACGGTTTCGAAGTGACTTCGTACATCGGTGGTGAAGGTCATAACCTTCAGGAACACAGTGTTGTTCTTATCCGTGGCGGTCGTGTTAAAGATTTGCCAGGTGTGCGTTATCACACCGTACGTGGTGCTCTTGATACCGCTGGCGTTAGCGACCGTCGTCAAGGTCGTTCTAAGTACGGCGCTAAGCGGCCTAAGTCTTAACGGTTCTCCGTTAGTAAGGCCAAACATTAAATTTAACGTTTTGGGATATTCCTGAATCAAACGGAGAGAAAACAATGCCAAGAAGACGCGTTGTTGGTCAGCGTAAAGTATTACCTGATCCTAAGTACGGAAATGAAATCATTACTAAGTTCATCAACGTAGTAATGCTTGATGGTAAGAAATCAATCGCCGAAAAGATCGTTTACGGCGCATTGGAGTCTGCCTCTGAAAAATCTGGTAAAGATCCGCTCGACATTTTTGAGACGGCTTTGGATAACGTTCGCCCAACTGTGGAAGTTAAAAGTCGCCGTGTAGGTGGCTCAACTTACCAGGTACCGGTAGAAGTTCGTCCAGTACGTCGCAATACATTGGCGATGCGTTGGTTAGTTGAGGCTGCGCGTAAGCGTGGCGAAAAAGATATGGCTAAGCGTCTGGCTGGCGAGTTAGCTGATGCTGCAGAGAATAAAGGCACTGCAGTGAAAAAGCGTGAAGATGTTCACCGTATGGCTGATGCAAACAAAGCGTTTGCTCACTATCGCTGGTAGTCACGCTTGGTATATGCCCTCCGGGGCATATACCTCTTGTTATTTATGCTAAGGCAACCCCTTAGTTAAGAGGAAATCATGGCTCGTACAACCCCCATTGAGCGCTACCGCAATATTGGTATTGTAGCTCACGTTGATGCCGGTAAGACGACCACCACCGAACGCGTACTTTTCTATACAGGTCTTTCACATAAGATCGGTGAGGTACATGACGGTGCCGCAACTATGGACTGGATGGAGCAAGAACAGGAGCGTGGTATTACTATCACCTCTGCGGCTACCACCACGTTCTGGCGCGGTATGGAAGCGCAGTTCCCAGAGCATCGCGTCAATATCATTGATACCCCTGGACACGTTGACTTCACGATTGAAGTTGAACGTTCTTTGCGTGTACTCGATGGTGCTGTTGTGGTTTTTTGTGGTGCATCGGGTGTTGAACCACAGTCAGAGACGGTATGGCGTCAAGCAGACAAATACGCAGTTCCGCGTATGGTGTTTGTGAATAAGATGGACCGTGCCGGCGCCGATTTCCTCCGTGTTGTAAATCAGATTAAAGATCGTTTGGGAGCAACGCCTGTACCTATTCAGCTGAATATCGGAGCTGAAGAGAACTTCAAGGGTGTTGTTGACCTAATTAAGATGAAAGCCATTAACTGGAATGAAGAAGACCAGGGTATGACTTTCACTTACGATCCTATTCCTGAAGATCTACAGGATCTGGCGGAAGAGTATCGTGAGCAGATGATCGAAGCGGCAGCTGAAGCTTCAGAAGAGATGATGGATAAGTATCTCAATGATGGCGAGCTGACTGAAGAAGAGATCAAGAGCGGGCTGCGCGCACGCACCTTAAGTAATGAAATTGTCTTAGCCACTTGTGGCTCAGCGTTCAAGAATAAGGGTGTACAGGCAGTGCTGGACGCAGTGGTTGATTTCATGCCTGCGCCGATCGATGTACCTGCAATTACAGGTATCGATGACAACGAACAGGAAGTTGCTCGTCCTGCGGATGACAACGCCCCGTTTGCTGCCTTGGCATTTAAGATCGCGACAGACCCTTTTGTGGGCACCTTGACCTTTTTTCGCTGCTATTCTGGCATCGTTAACACCGGCGATGCAGTTTACAACTCGGTTAAACAGAAACGTGAACGCTTCGGGCGTATCGTACAGATGCACTCGAAAGATCGAAAAGAGATTAAAGAAGTTCGTGCTGGTGACATCGCGGCGGCCATTGGCCTTAAGGATGTGACCACAGGCGATACCCTGTGCGATTCGGCTCACAAAGTGGTGCTTGAACGTATGGAGTTCCCTGAGCCAGTGATCTCTGTGGCTGTTGAGCCAAGAACACAGGCTGATCAGGAAAAAATGGGGATTGCGCTGGGCAAACTGGCGGCTGAAGATCCCTCTTTCCGTGTCCATACAGATGAAGAGTCTGGTCAGACTATTATTTCTGGTATGGGTGAACTTCATCTCGACATCATTATTGACCGCATGAAGCGGGAATTCAGTGTTGAGTGTAACGTTGGTAAACCACAAGTCGCTTACCGTGAAACTATCCGCAAAGCAGTGGAAGTGGAAGGCAAGTTTGTTCGCCAATCCGGTGGGAGAGGGCAGTTTGGCCATGTTTGGCTACGCCTTGAACCAATGGATATTGAAGCGGATGAAACCTATGAATTCGTTAATGAAATTGTAGGTGGTGTGGTGCCGAAGGAATTTATTCCTGCGGTGGACAAAGGCGTACAAGAGCAGATGCAGAACGGCGTTGTTGCCGGCTATCCTGTGCTTGGCGTTAAGTGTTCATTGTATGATGGTTCTTATCATGATGTTGACTCTTCTGAAATGGCATTTAAGATTGCCGGTTCAATGGCGTTTAGAAATGGCGCGATTGACGCCGGTGCAGTTCTTCTTGAGCCTATGATGAAGGTCGAGGTAACGACTCCGGAAGACTTCATGGGTGACGTGGTTGGTGATTTAAACCGACGTCGCGGCATGATTGAGGGCATGGATGACGGTGTTGCAGGCGTAAAGCTTGTACGTGCCCAGGTACCACTGTCGGAAATGTTCGGGTACGCAACTGATTTGCGTTCACAAACTCAAGGTCGTGCATCGTATTCGATGGAATTCCTCAAGTACGCTGAAGTACCTGGGAATGTTGCATCTAGCATCATCGAAGCACGCCG encodes the following:
- the rpoC gene encoding DNA-directed RNA polymerase subunit beta', which encodes MKDLLKFLKQQGKTEEFDGIKIGLSSPDMIRSWSFGEVKKPETINYRTFKPERDGLFCARIFGPVKDYECLCGKYKRLKHRGVICEKCGVEVTLTKVRRERMAHIELASPVAHIWFLKSLPSRIGLMLDMTLRDIERVLYFESYVVTEPGMTTMERGQLLTEEQYLDSLEEFGDEFEAKMGAEAIKELLSDIELAPEVEAMREELASVTSETKRKKVTKRLKLMEAFLYSGNDPQWMIMTVLPVLPPDLRPLVPLDGGRFATSDLNDLYRRVINRNNRLKRLLDLAAPDIIVRNEKRMLQEAVDALLDNGRRGRAITGSNKRPLKSLADMIKGKQGRFRQNLLGKRVDYSGRSVITVGPTLKLHQCGLPKKMALELFKPFIYGKLEARGLATTIKAAKKMVEREVPEVWDVLDHVIREHPVLLNRAPTLHRLGIQAFEPVLIEGKAIQLHPLVCAAYNADFDGDQMAVHVPLTLEAQLEARALMMASNNILSPANGEPIIVPSQDVVLGLYYMTRAAVNAKGEGMLLTGPQEAEKVFRTGDASIHARVKVRITEYEVAENGEKIAKTSVKDTTIGRAMFYTVVPKGLAFELIDQPMGKKQISKLLNACYRELGLKDTVIFADQLMYTGFHYAMLSGTSVGVDDMEIPAAKADIIAACEAEVSEIQHQFDNGLVTAGEKYNKVIDIWTSANEKLSKAMMDNLKTDVVINRDGKEEEQPSFNSIFMMADSGARGSAAQIRQLAAMRGLMAKPDGSIIETPITANFREGLNVLQYFISTHGARKGLADTALKTANSGYLTRRLVDVAQDMVITSTDCGTEEGLTMKPLIEGGDVVEPLRERVLGRVLARDVLKPGTDEVLLARNTLLHEQECDFLEEHKIDEVEVRSVITCDNDHGVCAYCYGRDLARGHLINYGEAVGVVAAQSIGEPGTQLTMRTFHIGGAASRASAENSVQIKNDGTAKLHNAKFVINTDKKIVITSRSSEIAVIDDLGREKERYKVPYGAILSVKDGDKVAGNEVVATWDPHSHPMITERPVTVQFSDVEDANTEKQTDDLTGLTRMVVKDLAKANAKEPKLILKSENGDLQEVKLPSFTSIDVSDGQELQPGDVLARIPQESSKTRDITGGLPRVADLFEARKPKDPAILAEVSGVVSFGKETKGKRRLIITQDENGEPYEEMIHKWRQLNVFEGERVERGEVMADGPESPHDILRVRGVRAVANYIVNEVQDVYRLQGVKINDKHIEAIIRQMLRKCTIVSAGDTDFLEGEQMEVSRVKIANRELEAAGKSPATYEHELLGITKASLSTESFISAASFQETTRVLTEAAVSGKMDQLRGLKENVIVGRLIPAGTGFAYHSERQRKRLEAEVGVPQVSADDAEKALTDALNAEVLSGDEE
- the rpsL gene encoding 30S ribosomal protein S12, which translates into the protein MATINQLVRKPRKKPVTKSNVPALEACPQKRGVCTRVYTTTPKKPNSALRKVCRVRLTNGFEVTSYIGGEGHNLQEHSVVLIRGGRVKDLPGVRYHTVRGALDTAGVSDRRQGRSKYGAKRPKS
- the rpsG gene encoding 30S ribosomal protein S7; translation: MPRRRVVGQRKVLPDPKYGNEIITKFINVVMLDGKKSIAEKIVYGALESASEKSGKDPLDIFETALDNVRPTVEVKSRRVGGSTYQVPVEVRPVRRNTLAMRWLVEAARKRGEKDMAKRLAGELADAAENKGTAVKKREDVHRMADANKAFAHYRW
- the fusA gene encoding elongation factor G encodes the protein MARTTPIERYRNIGIVAHVDAGKTTTTERVLFYTGLSHKIGEVHDGAATMDWMEQEQERGITITSAATTTFWRGMEAQFPEHRVNIIDTPGHVDFTIEVERSLRVLDGAVVVFCGASGVEPQSETVWRQADKYAVPRMVFVNKMDRAGADFLRVVNQIKDRLGATPVPIQLNIGAEENFKGVVDLIKMKAINWNEEDQGMTFTYDPIPEDLQDLAEEYREQMIEAAAEASEEMMDKYLNDGELTEEEIKSGLRARTLSNEIVLATCGSAFKNKGVQAVLDAVVDFMPAPIDVPAITGIDDNEQEVARPADDNAPFAALAFKIATDPFVGTLTFFRCYSGIVNTGDAVYNSVKQKRERFGRIVQMHSKDRKEIKEVRAGDIAAAIGLKDVTTGDTLCDSAHKVVLERMEFPEPVISVAVEPRTQADQEKMGIALGKLAAEDPSFRVHTDEESGQTIISGMGELHLDIIIDRMKREFSVECNVGKPQVAYRETIRKAVEVEGKFVRQSGGRGQFGHVWLRLEPMDIEADETYEFVNEIVGGVVPKEFIPAVDKGVQEQMQNGVVAGYPVLGVKCSLYDGSYHDVDSSEMAFKIAGSMAFRNGAIDAGAVLLEPMMKVEVTTPEDFMGDVVGDLNRRRGMIEGMDDGVAGVKLVRAQVPLSEMFGYATDLRSQTQGRASYSMEFLKYAEVPGNVASSIIEARR